A genomic segment from Chitinophaga flava encodes:
- a CDS encoding TolC family protein — MRLSQIAGIFLFYCLLANITPAVAQDTWSLQRCVDYAMKNSISVKQQEVQKRLSELTYQQSRLSIIPNFSANVNAGYSDGRIASIQDNAYINQSIFNASGQFNMSGDIFNWFSKRNTIEANRLDAESNSFLLQKARNDLAFNVATSFLQILLKNEQLKVNEVQVKQTMSNLENTRKLVIAGSVPESNQADLEAQLAQDSTNLVTARNDVILSILQIKAYLNLSFDIPFAPEIPANISSLPITPLSEMDPEMVYSAALASYPLAKSDGLRIKSAMSAYRSAKGQLYPALTIGGGLSTSYANNYYDPMTKKLISFGQQIDNTFNKNIGLGLRIPIFNGYQQRTNVTKAKLNVYNLELTRDQDNLKLRQDIYTAHANAVAALQKYNASATGVMAAQKAYDFATKRFNLGLMNTIDYITTQTKLYKAQIDKVSAQYDYIFKMKLLEFYRDQKISL, encoded by the coding sequence TAACATAACCCCGGCTGTGGCGCAGGATACGTGGAGTTTGCAACGTTGTGTGGATTATGCTATGAAAAACAGTATCTCCGTAAAACAACAGGAGGTACAAAAACGGCTGTCTGAACTTACTTATCAGCAGAGCCGTCTGAGTATAATCCCCAATTTCTCGGCAAATGTGAATGCGGGATACTCTGATGGTAGGATCGCCAGTATCCAGGACAACGCCTACATTAACCAGTCTATCTTCAATGCCAGTGGACAATTCAATATGTCTGGAGATATCTTCAACTGGTTTTCCAAAAGAAACACCATTGAGGCAAACAGACTGGATGCTGAGTCCAACAGTTTCCTGTTACAGAAAGCACGTAATGACCTTGCTTTTAACGTAGCGACCTCTTTCCTGCAGATTCTCCTGAAAAATGAACAGCTGAAGGTAAATGAGGTACAGGTAAAACAAACCATGTCTAATCTGGAGAATACCAGAAAACTGGTAATCGCAGGCTCAGTACCGGAAAGCAACCAGGCCGACCTGGAAGCACAGCTGGCACAGGATAGTACCAATCTGGTAACTGCCAGGAATGACGTAATTTTATCTATATTGCAAATAAAGGCATATCTCAACCTCAGTTTTGATATTCCTTTCGCTCCGGAAATTCCGGCCAATATATCATCCCTGCCTATCACCCCCTTGTCTGAAATGGACCCGGAAATGGTGTATAGCGCGGCGCTGGCATCTTATCCACTGGCGAAGTCAGATGGATTAAGGATTAAAAGCGCAATGAGTGCCTACAGGTCTGCTAAGGGGCAGTTATACCCGGCACTCACAATCGGAGGAGGATTAAGTACCAGTTATGCCAACAACTACTATGATCCGATGACTAAAAAACTGATCTCCTTCGGCCAGCAAATAGACAATACATTCAACAAAAATATCGGACTGGGGCTGCGTATCCCGATTTTCAACGGTTATCAGCAACGTACCAATGTGACAAAAGCAAAACTGAATGTGTACAACCTGGAACTGACCAGAGATCAGGACAACCTGAAACTAAGGCAGGATATCTATACCGCCCATGCAAATGCAGTAGCTGCATTACAGAAATACAATGCATCTGCTACCGGTGTAATGGCCGCTCAGAAAGCGTATGATTTCGCTACCAAACGTTTTAACCTGGGATTAATGAACACCATTGATTATATAACAACCCAAACCAAATTGTACAAAGCCCAGATTGATAAAGTCTCGGCGCAATACGATTACATTTTTAAAATGAAATTGCTGGAGTTCTATCGGGACCAGAAAATTTCCCTGTAG
- a CDS encoding efflux RND transporter periplasmic adaptor subunit: protein MKKKTLYWLAGILCSLVIMLMVLKASGVIGKEEALNVAVDKAGKKNIIEVVTASGKIYPEIEVKVSSDVSGEITELTVQEGDSVKRGQVVARIYGDIYGSMVDKAMASVSQSEAQLANTSASLNSFKAKLDQNKAAYQRNKELLNQKVISRSEFETSEATFLAAQADYNAALQQINSSKYGVQSAQANLNEANKNLGRTTIVAPMNGIVSLLNVKKGERVVGTAQMTGTEMLRIADLNRMEVQVDVGENDIPKVKYGDTALIEVDAYNGRRFKGVVTQIASSSKGAATATAVSASSAEQVTSYIVHIRILPETYIDLLMAKNHKAFPFRPGMSASVDIQTRHENNVLSIPINAVTTRDLDSAKTADKKQHDRDHDNSSNTKSDMSEVVFVLQKDNSVKMVTVKTGVQDDTNIQILSGLQEGDQVISAPYSAVSRTLNNGKKVQVVPKSKLFEGNK, encoded by the coding sequence ATGAAGAAGAAGACACTTTATTGGCTCGCAGGCATTTTATGTTCACTCGTTATTATGCTCATGGTGCTGAAAGCATCAGGAGTAATCGGTAAGGAAGAAGCACTGAATGTTGCTGTTGACAAAGCTGGCAAAAAAAACATCATTGAGGTGGTTACCGCCAGTGGTAAAATTTATCCTGAGATAGAAGTAAAAGTTAGCTCAGACGTTTCCGGTGAAATCACCGAATTAACCGTACAGGAAGGAGACTCCGTAAAAAGAGGGCAGGTAGTAGCCCGTATCTACGGCGACATCTACGGCTCCATGGTAGATAAAGCCATGGCATCTGTAAGTCAGTCGGAGGCACAGCTGGCCAACACCTCTGCTTCGCTGAACTCCTTTAAGGCAAAGCTTGACCAGAATAAAGCAGCCTATCAGCGTAACAAGGAACTGCTCAACCAGAAAGTGATCTCCCGGTCTGAATTCGAAACCAGCGAAGCTACCTTCCTGGCGGCTCAGGCAGATTACAACGCTGCCCTTCAGCAGATCAACAGCAGTAAATATGGCGTTCAAAGCGCCCAGGCTAACCTTAACGAGGCCAACAAAAACCTCGGCCGTACTACCATCGTAGCACCGATGAACGGTATCGTTTCCCTGCTGAATGTTAAAAAAGGAGAACGCGTAGTAGGTACCGCCCAGATGACTGGTACCGAAATGCTGCGTATCGCCGACCTCAACAGAATGGAAGTACAGGTGGATGTCGGAGAAAACGATATCCCTAAAGTAAAATATGGCGATACCGCCCTGATCGAAGTAGATGCCTACAACGGTCGTCGCTTTAAAGGTGTCGTTACACAGATCGCCAGCTCCAGCAAAGGTGCAGCTACTGCTACCGCAGTCTCTGCCTCCTCCGCTGAACAGGTGACCAGCTATATCGTTCACATACGTATCCTGCCGGAAACATACATAGACCTTCTGATGGCAAAAAATCACAAGGCATTTCCTTTCCGCCCGGGAATGAGCGCCAGCGTGGATATCCAGACAAGACATGAAAACAATGTGCTGTCTATCCCCATCAATGCAGTAACTACCCGCGATCTGGATTCTGCTAAAACAGCAGACAAAAAACAACATGACCGCGATCACGATAATTCCTCCAACACCAAATCCGATATGAGCGAAGTGGTGTTTGTATTGCAGAAAGATAATTCCGTGAAAATGGTAACCGTGAAAACAGGGGTACAGGATGATACCAACATCCAGATACTTTCCGGACTGCAGGAAGGTGATCAGGTGATCAGCGCCCCCTACAGTGCCGTGTCCCGCACCCTGAATAATGGTAAAAAGGTGCAGGTAGTGCCTAAGAGCAAGCTTTTCGAAGGGAACAAGTAG
- a CDS encoding NAD(P)H-dependent glycerol-3-phosphate dehydrogenase: MSKENSIGIIGSGSWATALAKILTDNGQHIHWWIRNEDTIRHMQQRHHNKHYLTSVYFDTSLLSLSNDIRAVVAACDVVVLAVPSAFLVDVLDQLPAEALEGKQIVSAIKGLVPGNNLLINEYLEQRFQLPATQYFTITGPCHAEEVANEKLSYLTFSGIHQASAQAIADRFTGSYLQTIVNTDMIGVQLAAVMKNIYALGAGIAHGLEYGDNFLSVYITNCFREMQTFLEQYEAQKAAQRGAGPMIHNYSASAYLGDLLVTCYSLHSRNRTFGNMIGKGYSVKAAQLELNMIAEGYYASKCMYEMNKNIGAYMPVAQAVYAVLWQQVHPSEAFLSLEKGFI, from the coding sequence GTGAGCAAGGAGAATAGCATTGGTATCATTGGTAGTGGCAGTTGGGCCACCGCGCTGGCGAAAATATTGACGGATAATGGACAGCATATTCACTGGTGGATTAGAAACGAAGACACGATCCGTCATATGCAGCAGCGCCATCATAATAAGCACTACCTCACTTCTGTATATTTTGATACGAGCCTGTTATCGTTGAGTAACGATATCCGGGCGGTGGTAGCAGCTTGTGATGTGGTGGTACTGGCAGTTCCTTCTGCTTTTCTGGTGGATGTGCTGGATCAGCTGCCCGCAGAGGCGCTGGAAGGCAAACAGATCGTTTCTGCCATCAAAGGTCTGGTGCCGGGCAACAATCTCCTGATCAATGAATACCTGGAGCAACGTTTTCAGTTGCCTGCTACACAGTATTTCACAATAACCGGTCCCTGTCATGCGGAAGAGGTAGCGAATGAAAAACTGTCCTATCTTACTTTTTCCGGAATACATCAGGCGTCGGCACAGGCTATCGCCGACAGATTTACCGGCAGCTACCTGCAAACAATTGTCAATACAGACATGATAGGGGTACAGCTGGCTGCTGTGATGAAGAATATTTATGCCCTGGGTGCAGGTATTGCACATGGGCTGGAATACGGTGATAATTTCCTGAGTGTTTATATCACCAACTGTTTCCGGGAGATGCAGACATTCCTGGAGCAATATGAGGCACAGAAAGCTGCACAGCGCGGTGCCGGCCCTATGATACATAACTACAGTGCCAGTGCTTACCTCGGGGATCTGCTGGTGACCTGTTATTCACTCCACAGCCGGAACCGTACTTTCGGGAATATGATCGGAAAAGGCTATTCCGTGAAGGCAGCACAGCTGGAGCTCAATATGATTGCAGAGGGTTATTATGCCAGCAAATGCATGTACGAGATGAATAAAAACATAGGGGCCTATATGCCTGTTGCGCAGGCTGTATACGCAGTATTATGGCAGCAGGTACATCCTTCCGAGGCTTTCCTGTCACTGGAAAAAGGCTTTATCTAA